From Selenomonas ruminantium AC2024, a single genomic window includes:
- a CDS encoding DUF5693 family protein, translated as MKDFKYNRGLVLIIMVGLIASLMISFARHGVEENNRQIDLATNYEDLLELADREGLPAEEVMAKAKEAGITSLAVYDTTFKKLNANGKATAIAGSELLGSYHSGTLTDPLWRQLVAEGKIQGNEVYIVGHDARTWQELKEDVPRRLGKDRVQLLKVGDEEVMAAKAHFESFVKMDIGMPTDEMEAVNKAGFHVIARPSNFNKCTEDDVKAVFKRLDGMDISEVVFSGSQVLGANKSLQTTIDEMKARNLNMGLIEGVTQLQFYKQDGMEEIAKGIGYDKIVRLYAIPKDEQPKLKISTAVERWANTDEERNIRIDLLRIYDKPSPNMSLMETNMQYFKDTHDILVAHGYTVGPAGTFASFYPSKYLRALVMAGVAAAAVLYLSLVIPALNTAVKKQWLLFVIFALCAMVPILMGTGAKIRVLAALASANLFPALAVIFQLDRIRHLRDKITLGFGKMLITGIIALLVTGTLSYIGAAYLSASLADTEYLLEFQIFRGIKLTFVLPLILVGIAFLQRFDIFDGRMDDTDGVLNQLKKIMDMPVKVKTLFVLFLVLVAGVVFVARSGHTSGMPVSAAELKFRAFLEQALYARPRTKELMIGHPAFLMAVMAFWRKWPTMIFFGLVLIATIGQGSMVETFAHMRTPVFMSFMRGIGGIVLGAGIGAVAMMLVQLWQTVISRAKERKSA; from the coding sequence ATGAAGGATTTCAAATACAACCGGGGCTTGGTGCTGATTATAATGGTTGGCTTAATCGCTTCTCTTATGATTAGTTTTGCCCGACATGGCGTGGAGGAAAACAACCGCCAGATAGATTTGGCAACCAATTATGAGGATTTGCTGGAACTGGCCGACAGGGAAGGCCTGCCAGCAGAGGAAGTGATGGCTAAGGCCAAGGAAGCCGGCATCACCTCTTTGGCGGTTTACGATACCACCTTTAAGAAACTCAATGCCAACGGCAAGGCTACGGCCATTGCCGGCAGTGAGCTTTTGGGCAGTTATCATAGCGGCACGCTGACAGACCCCTTGTGGCGTCAGCTCGTGGCCGAGGGGAAGATTCAGGGCAACGAAGTCTACATCGTAGGCCATGATGCCCGCACCTGGCAGGAACTCAAAGAAGATGTGCCCCGCCGCTTAGGCAAGGACAGAGTGCAGCTGCTGAAAGTCGGGGACGAAGAAGTCATGGCCGCCAAGGCCCATTTCGAGTCCTTCGTGAAGATGGATATCGGCATGCCTACGGACGAAATGGAAGCGGTGAACAAGGCCGGTTTCCACGTTATCGCCCGCCCCAGCAACTTCAACAAGTGCACGGAAGATGATGTGAAGGCTGTGTTCAAGCGGCTGGACGGCATGGATATCTCCGAAGTGGTATTCTCCGGTTCTCAGGTACTCGGGGCCAATAAGTCCCTGCAGACCACCATTGATGAAATGAAGGCCCGCAATCTCAACATGGGTCTTATTGAAGGCGTGACCCAGCTGCAGTTCTACAAGCAGGACGGCATGGAGGAAATCGCCAAGGGCATTGGTTACGACAAGATTGTCCGCCTCTACGCCATTCCCAAGGACGAGCAGCCCAAGCTGAAAATCTCCACCGCAGTGGAACGCTGGGCTAACACCGACGAAGAACGCAATATCCGCATCGACCTCTTGCGGATTTACGATAAGCCCTCGCCGAATATGAGCCTGATGGAAACCAATATGCAGTATTTCAAGGATACGCATGATATTCTGGTGGCTCATGGCTATACGGTGGGGCCTGCCGGTACCTTTGCTTCCTTCTATCCCAGCAAGTACCTGCGGGCGCTGGTGATGGCCGGTGTAGCAGCGGCAGCTGTGCTCTATCTGAGCCTCGTTATTCCGGCGCTCAATACCGCAGTGAAAAAGCAGTGGCTTTTGTTCGTTATCTTTGCCCTCTGTGCAATGGTACCGATTCTTATGGGCACTGGTGCCAAAATTCGTGTGCTGGCAGCTTTGGCCAGCGCGAACCTGTTCCCGGCACTGGCGGTTATCTTCCAGTTGGACCGAATCCGTCATCTGCGGGATAAAATTACGCTGGGCTTTGGCAAGATGCTCATCACGGGCATTATCGCTCTATTGGTAACGGGCACCCTGTCTTATATCGGTGCGGCTTACCTGTCTGCATCGCTGGCGGATACGGAATATCTGCTTGAATTCCAGATTTTCCGTGGCATCAAGCTGACCTTTGTCCTGCCGCTGATTCTGGTGGGCATTGCCTTCCTGCAGCGCTTTGATATCTTTGACGGCCGTATGGATGATACAGACGGCGTTCTGAATCAGCTCAAAAAAATCATGGATATGCCTGTGAAGGTCAAGACGCTGTTCGTGCTGTTCCTGGTACTCGTTGCCGGGGTGGTCTTTGTGGCCCGCAGCGGTCATACCTCCGGTATGCCGGTATCGGCAGCCGAACTCAAGTTCCGCGCCTTTTTGGAACAGGCCCTTTATGCCCGCCCCCGTACCAAGGAACTGATGATTGGCCATCCGGCTTTCCTCATGGCGGTTATGGCTTTCTGGCGCAAGTGGCCCACCATGATTTTCTTCGGCCTGGTGCTCATTGCCACCATCGGCCAGGGCTCCATGGTAGAAACCTTCGCCCATATGCGGACGCCTGTATTCATGTCCTTTATGCGGGGCATTGGCGGCATTGTCTTAGGTGCCGGTATCGGCGCCGTCGCCATGATGTTGGTACAGCTGTGGCAGACTGTTATTTCACGAGCAAAGGAGCGTAAGTCAGCGTAA
- the csaB gene encoding polysaccharide pyruvyl transferase CsaB, translated as MSRIVVSGYYGSKNAGDEAMLSAMLEVLSDLDPKLHITVISADPEDTRKRHGVDAISWLGFPAIIKELRQADLLISGGGSLLQNVTSRRSLYYYMFIIMLAHFLGTKVMLYAQGIGPIIGRVAEMAMRFLGNHVDLITVRDEGSLKELARLGIHKTIIECTADPVLAIHPVGKEAGRAIFKAYHADGAKPVLGISVREWQGWRHYKEVLAEVSDMVVRELGARVVFIPMQFPDDVKAAQAIASLTKEECTVLKDEYTTSEFLSLVGNMDLMLGIRLHALIFAGVMGVPMLGISYDPKIDRFLASIGEEPVGNLKDVTAEELMVEIRRKWNDKQTFRQKNGELLAQLRDMAAHNAELAVNLAHK; from the coding sequence ATGAGCAGAATCGTCGTGTCGGGTTACTACGGCTCGAAAAATGCCGGGGATGAGGCAATGCTTTCCGCAATGCTGGAAGTCCTCAGTGACCTGGACCCAAAACTTCATATTACGGTGATTTCTGCCGACCCCGAGGATACCCGCAAGCGTCATGGAGTGGATGCTATCTCCTGGCTGGGTTTCCCCGCCATCATCAAGGAACTGCGGCAGGCGGATCTCCTGATTAGCGGTGGCGGCAGTCTCCTGCAAAACGTCACCAGCCGCCGCAGCCTCTATTACTATATGTTCATCATCATGCTCGCGCATTTCCTGGGCACCAAGGTCATGCTTTATGCGCAGGGCATCGGCCCGATTATCGGCCGTGTGGCGGAAATGGCCATGCGCTTTTTGGGCAATCATGTGGACTTAATCACCGTCCGGGATGAAGGTTCTCTGAAGGAACTGGCCCGGCTGGGAATTCATAAAACCATTATCGAATGTACCGCTGACCCGGTGCTGGCCATCCATCCTGTAGGCAAGGAAGCCGGCCGGGCCATCTTCAAGGCCTACCATGCGGATGGGGCCAAGCCTGTATTGGGCATTTCCGTGCGGGAATGGCAGGGCTGGCGCCATTATAAGGAAGTGCTGGCGGAAGTTTCCGATATGGTGGTGCGGGAATTGGGCGCAAGGGTGGTATTCATCCCCATGCAGTTCCCGGATGATGTGAAGGCGGCTCAGGCTATCGCCTCTCTTACCAAAGAGGAATGCACGGTGCTCAAAGATGAGTACACCACCAGCGAGTTCCTGTCCTTGGTAGGGAATATGGATTTGATGCTGGGCATTCGCCTGCATGCTTTGATTTTTGCCGGTGTTATGGGGGTTCCCATGCTGGGCATCTCCTATGACCCCAAGATTGACCGCTTCCTGGCCTCCATTGGGGAAGAGCCTGTGGGCAATCTCAAGGATGTTACCGCCGAAGAACTGATGGTGGAAATCCGCCGCAAGTGGAATGACAAACAGACTTTCCGGCAGAAGAATGGCGAGCTTCTCGCCCAACTGCGGGATATGGCCGCTCATAATGCAGAGCTGGCAGTGAACTTAGCACATAAATGA
- a CDS encoding DUF4194 domain-containing protein produces MSTVEEMTERNEENFSRAAITLLKGIVSRGRDEVLWQFIVNDRSALSDYFRRIGLILIIDEVDEYAYLKQEDAAGLPRLVQRYQLSYPVSMLLVQLRKALGEQDTASGDTRLVISFADIMRRMEPFLPVPGNEMKFRQSLEHTIGQVMQLGFLQKLKGSEDEYEVRPVLRSFVDAQWLSDFNEKLAEYEAHGQMLHQGAAEDKSDENEGEEGLLDEFVRNE; encoded by the coding sequence TTGAGTACAGTAGAAGAAATGACGGAACGCAATGAAGAGAATTTTTCCCGGGCTGCGATAACCCTTTTGAAGGGGATTGTGAGCCGCGGCAGGGACGAAGTCCTGTGGCAGTTTATCGTAAATGACAGGAGTGCGCTCAGTGATTATTTCCGGCGCATTGGCCTGATTCTAATAATAGATGAAGTGGATGAGTATGCTTACCTTAAGCAGGAGGATGCGGCAGGGCTGCCCCGGTTGGTACAGCGCTATCAGTTGAGTTACCCCGTGTCCATGCTGTTGGTGCAGCTTAGAAAGGCGTTAGGCGAGCAGGATACTGCCAGCGGTGATACCCGTCTGGTCATATCCTTTGCTGATATCATGCGGCGCATGGAACCCTTCCTGCCTGTGCCCGGTAACGAAATGAAATTCCGCCAGTCTTTGGAACATACCATTGGACAGGTGATGCAGCTGGGCTTTTTGCAGAAGCTCAAGGGCTCGGAGGATGAGTATGAGGTACGCCCTGTGCTGCGCAGTTTCGTGGATGCCCAGTGGCTCAGCGATTTCAATGAGAAGCTTGCGGAATACGAAGCCCATGGACAGATGCTTCATCAGGGCGCAGCCGAAGATAAGAGCGATGAAAATGAGGGAGAGGAGGGGCTGTTAGATGAATTTGTTCGCAACGAATGA
- a CDS encoding ATP-binding protein, producing the protein MNLFATNEENENIPLGFRLERLEVYNWGTFDSRIWSLELSGEMSLLTGDVGSGKSTLVDALLTLLVPPRKVTYNKAADASAKERSLTSYVRGYYGQKRTDNGGGRPEALRDKNKYSVILGVFADKNFGRTVTLAQVFWFPEETASYPKRFYVLAQKTLSIKDRFSQIGGDMRAFRKALEKDAFIKTFDDYPQYGHEFRKIFGIRQVQAMDLFQQTVSMKKVDSLTSFVRQNMLEVPETEQEVELMLRQYHDLEAAHQAVQKAKKQQKMLQPIEVLGESYARDNRQQDEFQAMQKVLESWYAQQDYKAREEQLAAMEPQLRRLEEKITQQGKSMQEKQGELTVLQGNIARNGGAQLDEVRHQLDKVTERKAQCEASREKFQQELSALEMTLPADEEDFALLQEKLASRKAECEAQQEELTAEASTMKANRQEAEQEERRIQAEIDSLARRKSNIPQKFIAVREEICKALNLAESEMPFAGELIAVKEEEAEWEGAIERLLRSFGISLLVPEVHYGEVADWMERHDLKMRMVYFRVPAYPEQVNANVHEDAVCQKLHIKEDSPLAPWLEAELLTRFNHICCENIKEFRQAKFALTKAGQVKTGGKRHEKDDRHDIHDQRYYVLGFSNLKKIQALQMEMEDRREEQKFFLQKENQAKRAVKKLREQSEAIVRAGVVTSFAEIHIEPLLERMAQLKAQVEKLRAENDVLKQLQAEEQRLKQEIGADYAALDDYKNQRSQLAERIRLHKAEMVMDEELFAGAESDDREKGYPLLQHYAALALEKLGSPQFDMQKRSLQQKEYNQWLNTRTHQLGEKLQKTSEELVKAMTEFRQEYPESASELLAAPEGYQDYTALLHRLQEDDLPKFESRFSHLLRENTINQIALFQTHLEEACHEIHDRIALINDSLAEIDYNEGRYIQIECNPAVSDTIQQFRRDLRACTDDALTGNMDNSYSEEKFQQVARILERLQGRPGMTDVDARWRSEIIDVRNWFVFAASELWRNPAPDMDKEYEHYTDSGGKSGGQKEKLAYTILAASIVYNFGLRGRRAGEQSFRFVVIDEAFLKSSDESARFGLELFKKLDLQLLVVTPLLKIATIEPFVSHVGFVYQRDEEHKSYLRNLTIEELQAERNAYNAK; encoded by the coding sequence ATGAATTTGTTCGCAACGAATGAGGAAAATGAAAATATCCCCTTGGGCTTCCGTCTGGAACGTCTGGAGGTTTATAACTGGGGCACTTTTGATAGCCGGATTTGGTCGTTGGAGTTAAGCGGGGAAATGTCGCTTTTGACCGGTGATGTGGGCTCGGGCAAGTCCACCCTGGTGGATGCCCTGCTGACCCTGCTCGTGCCCCCGCGGAAAGTCACCTACAACAAGGCAGCCGATGCCAGCGCCAAGGAGCGCAGTCTGACGTCCTATGTGCGGGGCTACTATGGTCAAAAGCGCACGGATAACGGCGGTGGCCGTCCCGAAGCCCTGCGCGATAAGAATAAATACAGCGTGATTTTGGGCGTCTTTGCGGATAAAAACTTTGGCCGCACGGTGACTTTGGCGCAGGTGTTCTGGTTCCCAGAGGAAACGGCCAGCTATCCCAAGCGCTTCTATGTGCTCGCGCAGAAGACCCTTTCCATCAAGGACAGGTTCTCCCAGATTGGCGGGGATATGCGAGCTTTCCGCAAGGCCTTGGAAAAAGATGCCTTCATCAAGACCTTTGACGATTATCCGCAGTATGGTCACGAGTTTCGTAAGATTTTCGGCATCCGTCAGGTACAGGCCATGGATTTGTTCCAACAGACCGTGTCCATGAAGAAGGTGGACAGCCTCACGAGCTTCGTACGCCAGAATATGCTCGAAGTGCCGGAGACGGAGCAGGAAGTGGAACTGATGCTGCGGCAGTACCATGATTTGGAAGCTGCCCATCAGGCTGTGCAGAAGGCCAAGAAACAGCAGAAGATGCTCCAGCCCATCGAAGTGCTTGGGGAAAGCTATGCCCGGGACAACCGTCAGCAGGACGAGTTTCAGGCCATGCAGAAGGTGCTCGAAAGCTGGTATGCCCAGCAGGACTACAAGGCCAGAGAAGAACAGTTAGCAGCCATGGAGCCGCAGCTTAGGCGCCTGGAAGAGAAAATTACGCAGCAGGGCAAGAGCATGCAGGAAAAGCAGGGAGAGCTAACGGTACTGCAGGGCAATATCGCCCGCAACGGCGGTGCGCAGCTCGACGAAGTGCGCCATCAGCTCGACAAGGTTACGGAGCGCAAGGCGCAGTGCGAAGCCAGCCGGGAAAAATTCCAGCAGGAACTTTCCGCATTAGAAATGACTTTGCCCGCGGACGAGGAAGACTTCGCCCTGCTGCAGGAAAAACTGGCCAGCCGCAAGGCAGAGTGCGAGGCACAGCAGGAAGAATTGACGGCGGAAGCCAGCACCATGAAGGCCAACCGTCAGGAAGCGGAGCAGGAGGAGCGCCGCATTCAGGCAGAAATCGATTCGCTGGCCAGACGCAAGTCCAATATTCCCCAGAAATTCATCGCTGTGCGCGAGGAAATCTGCAAGGCCCTGAATCTTGCCGAAAGTGAAATGCCCTTTGCCGGGGAACTTATCGCCGTGAAAGAGGAGGAGGCTGAGTGGGAAGGTGCCATTGAGCGCTTGCTGCGCAGTTTCGGCATATCCCTGCTGGTGCCAGAGGTTCACTATGGGGAAGTGGCTGACTGGATGGAACGCCATGACCTCAAGATGCGCATGGTTTACTTCCGTGTGCCGGCCTACCCTGAACAGGTCAATGCCAATGTGCACGAGGACGCCGTGTGTCAGAAACTCCATATCAAGGAGGACAGTCCACTGGCTCCCTGGCTCGAAGCGGAACTTCTGACCCGCTTCAACCATATCTGCTGTGAGAACATCAAGGAATTCCGGCAGGCAAAATTTGCCCTGACCAAAGCTGGTCAGGTCAAGACTGGCGGTAAGCGCCACGAAAAGGACGACCGCCACGATATCCACGACCAGCGCTATTATGTATTGGGCTTTTCCAATCTCAAAAAGATTCAGGCCCTGCAGATGGAAATGGAAGACCGGCGCGAGGAGCAGAAGTTCTTCTTGCAGAAGGAAAATCAGGCGAAACGGGCCGTGAAAAAACTCCGGGAGCAGAGCGAGGCCATCGTCCGGGCCGGAGTGGTAACCTCCTTTGCGGAAATCCATATAGAGCCGCTGCTGGAGCGTATGGCACAGCTCAAGGCACAGGTGGAAAAACTGCGGGCGGAAAATGATGTACTCAAACAGCTGCAGGCCGAAGAACAGCGCCTCAAGCAGGAAATCGGCGCAGATTATGCGGCGCTGGATGACTATAAGAATCAGCGCAGCCAGCTGGCTGAACGCATTCGCCTGCACAAGGCGGAAATGGTCATGGATGAGGAACTCTTTGCCGGGGCAGAAAGTGACGACCGGGAGAAGGGCTATCCCCTGTTGCAGCATTACGCCGCCCTGGCCTTGGAGAAATTGGGCAGTCCGCAGTTTGATATGCAGAAGCGCAGCCTGCAGCAGAAGGAGTATAACCAGTGGCTGAACACCCGCACCCATCAGTTGGGGGAAAAACTGCAAAAGACCAGCGAAGAACTGGTCAAGGCCATGACGGAGTTCCGGCAGGAATATCCGGAGTCGGCCAGTGAACTGCTGGCTGCTCCGGAGGGCTATCAGGATTATACGGCACTGCTGCACCGTCTGCAGGAAGATGATTTGCCGAAGTTTGAAAGCCGGTTCAGCCATCTGCTGCGGGAAAACACCATCAATCAGATTGCCCTGTTCCAGACTCATCTGGAGGAGGCCTGCCATGAGATTCACGACAGGATTGCGCTGATTAATGACTCACTGGCGGAAATCGACTACAATGAGGGCCGCTACATTCAGATTGAGTGCAACCCTGCCGTCAGCGATACCATTCAGCAGTTCCGCCGTGATTTGCGGGCCTGCACCGATGATGCCCTGACAGGGAATATGGACAACAGCTACAGCGAGGAAAAATTCCAGCAGGTGGCCAGAATTTTGGAACGCCTGCAGGGCCGTCCTGGCATGACAGATGTGGATGCCCGCTGGCGCAGTGAGATTATCGATGTGCGCAACTGGTTTGTCTTTGCGGCTTCGGAATTGTGGCGCAATCCTGCTCCGGATATGGACAAGGAGTACGAGCACTACACCGACTCCGGCGGTAAGTCCGGCGGTCAGAAGGAAAAGCTGGCCTATACGATACTGGCCGCCAGCATTGTCTACAACTTCGGACTGCGGGGCAGACGCGCCGGTGAGCAGTCCTTCCGCTTTGTTGTCATTGACGAAGCCTTCCTCAAGAGCTCGGATGAAAGTGCCCGCTTCGGCTTGGAACTGTTCAAGAAACTCGATTTGCAGCTGCTCGTGGTGACGCCGCTCCTAAAAATCGCCACGATTGAGCCCTTCGTCAGCCATGTAGGGTTCGTGTATCAGAGAGATGAGGAGCATAAGTCCTACTTGCGGAATCTTACGATTGAGGAACTGCAGGCAGAGAGAAATGCATACAATGCCAAATGA
- a CDS encoding DUF3375 domain-containing protein — translation MPKKNKYMSYEHLRDLRQNHAAWRLLRADYAPLAAAFFYQTFIGPKRRGIEAQELLEALDMFLYDCTRQEGEFARSPKDYLEMWADSSYGWLRKYEYHGDWYYDLTAPAQKAVEWLLSLHKQDFIGTESRLRTVFNLLHEISQETDTNAEHRLAYLTSQQEKIAAEIKAIEETGEVKPQLDDVQVKERFLQAEATATAILADFREVEENFRELTRQVQADVVKWTRGKGELLEKIFSESDIIRKSEQGRSFMAFWRFLMLSQQQDDLRETLQQVESAEVVQGIVQEHSLRDIHREWVQAAAAVQKTLGQLSAQLRRYVDEDYLREERSIYQLIQSIESKAVDRRGAGTSGLVMEMDTLPKVQLPMERRLYAPPKKTRLESPELTEGDGSSGSIAAIFEQVVVDKEKLKAHVADLLAERDEVTLAEVLAVHPLELGLSELLGYLVLASRDAAGFTEDRLERLVFERDGRKLLAVCEQITFRKGAGAF, via the coding sequence ATGCCCAAAAAGAATAAATACATGAGCTACGAGCACCTGCGGGATTTGCGGCAGAATCATGCCGCCTGGCGGCTGCTGCGGGCCGATTATGCGCCTTTGGCGGCGGCGTTTTTCTATCAGACGTTTATTGGCCCTAAGCGCCGCGGCATTGAAGCGCAGGAACTGTTGGAAGCACTGGATATGTTCCTCTACGACTGCACCCGGCAGGAAGGAGAATTTGCCCGCTCGCCCAAGGATTATCTGGAAATGTGGGCAGACAGCAGTTATGGCTGGCTCAGAAAATACGAATACCATGGGGACTGGTACTACGATTTGACTGCACCGGCCCAGAAGGCGGTGGAGTGGCTGCTGAGCCTCCATAAGCAGGACTTTATCGGTACAGAGTCTCGCCTGCGTACGGTGTTCAACCTACTGCACGAAATCTCCCAGGAAACGGATACTAATGCCGAGCACCGGCTGGCGTATCTCACGAGTCAGCAGGAAAAAATTGCCGCTGAAATCAAAGCCATCGAGGAAACCGGCGAGGTGAAGCCGCAGCTGGATGATGTGCAGGTCAAGGAGCGCTTCTTGCAGGCCGAGGCCACGGCGACGGCTATCCTCGCGGATTTCCGCGAAGTGGAGGAAAACTTCCGGGAATTGACGCGTCAGGTGCAGGCTGATGTGGTGAAGTGGACCCGCGGCAAGGGCGAACTCTTGGAAAAGATTTTCAGCGAAAGCGACATCATCCGCAAGTCGGAGCAGGGCCGCAGTTTTATGGCCTTTTGGCGTTTTTTGATGCTGTCCCAGCAGCAGGACGATTTGCGTGAGACGCTGCAGCAGGTGGAAAGTGCCGAAGTAGTCCAGGGAATTGTTCAGGAGCACAGTCTGCGGGATATTCACCGGGAATGGGTGCAGGCCGCAGCCGCCGTGCAAAAGACATTGGGGCAGCTTTCTGCCCAGCTTCGCCGCTATGTGGATGAGGATTATCTGCGGGAGGAGCGCAGCATCTATCAGCTCATTCAGAGCATCGAAAGCAAGGCTGTAGACAGGCGGGGAGCGGGGACTTCCGGCCTGGTCATGGAAATGGATACCCTGCCCAAAGTCCAACTGCCCATGGAGCGGCGCCTTTATGCTCCGCCGAAAAAGACACGGCTCGAAAGTCCGGAACTTACCGAGGGGGATGGCAGCAGTGGCAGCATTGCCGCCATCTTCGAGCAGGTCGTGGTGGACAAGGAAAAACTAAAGGCCCATGTGGCGGATTTACTGGCCGAGCGGGATGAAGTGACGCTCGCTGAGGTTTTGGCGGTTCATCCGCTGGAACTGGGGCTGTCGGAACTCTTGGGCTATCTGGTGCTGGCCAGCCGGGATGCGGCAGGCTTTACCGAGGACAGGCTGGAACGTCTGGTCTTTGAGCGGGACGGCCGCAAATTACTGGCGGTCTGCGAGCAGATTACCTTTCGGAAAGGAGCAGGGGCGTTTTGA